The Streptomyces cyanogenus DNA segment CACCGGGACTCGGCGCAGGAGCTGGGCGCGCCGTGGTGGTGCGGTCCGGTGATGACGCTCGCCCTGATGGGCTGCTCGCTGGCGCTGACGGCGTGCTTCTTCGCCTGGGTGCCGCGCCGGCGGATGTGGTTCACGGCGCTCGGCGCGGGCACGCTCTACGGCTATCTGCTGCACGGCTTCCTGGTGAAGTTCGGTGACTACCGCGGCTGGTTCGAGCACGCGTGGCTGCACCGGCCGCTCGGCGAGATCCTGGTGACCGTGCTGGCGGCGGCAGCGGTGACGGTGCTGTGCACCGGGCCGGTGCGGCGCGTCTTCCGGTTCGCGATGGAGCCGAGGATGGAGTGGGCGTTCCGGCAGGACGCGGCCGCGCTGGCCCGCGAGCGGCAGAAGCCGCGGGAGACGGCCGGGGTCTAGCGGGTTCGTCCAGGTCACCGTTCACAGACCGAGAAGTGCGCGCATGCGGGCGTACTTCTCGGTCAGTCGTTTCCGGGTCGGCTCGTCCAGCACGGCGAGGCGCCTCGGGTCGGCGTTGTGCGCCAGGTCGGCCTCCTTCACCAGCGGGGCGCCCCGGGTGGCGAGGATCCGGCGCGCGTACGCCTCCGGTTCCTCGCCGGGGCGCTTGGTGAGGGCGTCCACGATGGCCTTGGTGCGGGGGCTCAGCGCGGCGGTGGCCAGCCAGTCGCGGGTGAGGGCGTCGTCCTCGACGGAGTCGTGCAGCCAGGCCGCCGCGATCTGCTCCGCGTCGCCGCCGCGGGTGCGGACGCCTTCCGCGACCGCGGCGAGGTGCTCGGTGTACGGCCGCCCCGCCTTGTCGGTCTGGCCCTCGTGGGCGGCGCGGGCGATGGCCTCTACCTCGGCGAGTGTGAGAGGGGTCATGAGGGCAGTGTCCCTTGGAGGGTGCGAAGGGCGCGCCGTCGGCGGCTCGCGGGTGTGGGTGGCCAGGGGCTTCGGCGGCGGGCGCGGGGCCGGGTCGTACGTGGGCGGGTGGGAGGAGCGGGCTCCGTCACCGAGCGCGGGTGTGCCTCGGCCATCGACGGCGAGTCCGCCCCGCGTCAGCGGGGGGTCGAGGGGGGTTCGCGGCAGATCAGCAGGAGGGCCCGGTCGTCGTTGACGTCCTTGGCCACTGCCTCGATGAGGTGCCAGGCCGCGCCGTGGAAGCCGCCGGAGACGTAGCGGTCGGCCTCGCCGGTGAGGCGGTCGATGCCCTCGACGATGTCCCGGTCGGAGGTCTCCACCAGGCCGTCCGTGAAGAGCATCAGGACGTCGCCGGGGCGCAGGGAGCCCTTGACGGGGTCGAACTGGGCGCCGTCGTACACCCCGAGCAGGGGGCCCTCGGCGGCCTTCTCCTCCCAGCGTCCGCTGCCCGCGCTCAGCTGGAGCCCCGGTGGATGGCCGGCGGAGTACAGCTCGTAGTCGCCGGAGTCGAGGTCCAGGACCAGGTGGATGGAGGTGGCGAAGCCCTCGTCCCAGTCCTGGCGGAGGAGGTAGCCGTTCGCGGCGGGCAGGAAGGCGTGCGGGGGCAGGGAGCCCAGCAGGCCACCGAACGCGCCCGAGAGCAGCAGGGCCCGCGAACCCGCGTCCATGCCCTTGCCGGACACGTCCGTGAGGACGACCTCCAGGGTGCGGCCGCCGTTCGTACGGGCCGCGACCACGAAGTCACCCGAGAACGACTGGCCGCCCGCCGGACGCAGCGCCATCTCGTGGTGCCAGCCCTGCGGCAGCTTCGGCAGCTTGCTCTGCACCCGGATCCGCTCGCGCAGGTCGAACAGCATGGTGCCGCCGCGCCGCCAGGGCACCCCGACCCGGCTGCGGAACTGCGCGGTCAGCAGCCCGAAGAAGCCGCACGCGGCGACCACCAGGACGATGCCCGGAGTGACCCGGGAGGGGCCCTCGGTGTACGGGCCGAGCCGTACCGACTCCACGATCAGCGCGGTGGCCGCCGCCGCGTACAGGCCGAGCAGGCTCGCCGGGCGCAGCAGCAGGCCGCCGGCGACGATCGGCAGGACCAGGGTGGCCGGGGAGCACCACACCGAGTCCAGCAGGGTCATGGCCGCGAGGACGGGCACGGTGAGCAGCAGTCCGGCGAAGGCGATCCAGTCCGAGCCGTCGCCGCGGAAGTAGTCCACGGCGCTTCTGCGCAGGCCGACGCGGACCCGGTGCCACTGCTTCTTGCACCGGGCCGTGAACGTCTCGGCCTTCGCGCGCCGCTGTCGTCCTGCTGCCATTAGTCCGGGACCCTATCCAGCCGACCGGCTGCTTGGCACGGGAGGTCCCACTTGTCCCCCTGTGAGATTCCGCTTCTCCGTTGTTCCGCCGGGCCCGTCGGGGGTCTTCCGGGCTCCGGGCGGGGAGAAATTCGGTGGCTGGTCCCGCTTCGCCCTGATAGGCATGGCCCATGGGGACTGACCACGGAACCGAGTTGAAGCCGCTGTGCCCTGAGGAGTTCGACCGGTGGTGGGACCACCTGATCCGGGCCTTCGGCGGCGGCCCCGCCTCGGCCGAGGAACGCGAACTGGACCGGTCCGTCACCGAGTTCGACCGCTCCCTGGGCGTCTGGGACGGGGACACGCTCGTCGGTACGTCCGGGGCCTTCAGCTTTCGGATGACCGTGCCGGGCGGCGCGTTGGTGCCCACGGCCGGCGTGACGATGGTCAGCGTGGCCGCGACGCACCGGCGCCGGGGGGTGCTGACGTCGATGATGCGGCGGCTGCTGGACGACGCGCACGCCAAGGGCGAGCCGCTGGCCGCGCTGTTCGCCTCCGAACCCGCGATCTACGGCCGGTTCGGGTACGGCACGGCGACCTTCCAGCTCAACGCCGAGATCGACACCAGCCGGGTGACCCTGGCGCTGCCGGAGGGCACCGACGAGGTGCGCGTGCGCTACGCGCCGCCGGCCGACGTCCTGGCGGAGTGCGAGGCGGTGTACGCGGCCCTGGTACCGCGCCGCCCCGGCATGCTCGCGCGGCTGCCCGGCTGGGAGCGGGCCGCGTTGGTCGACCCGGAGAGCGAGCGGGAGGGGGCGTCGGCGCTGCAGTGCGTGGTCGCCGAACGGAACGGCGAGGTCACCGGGTACGCGCGCTTCCGCACCAAGATGGGCTGGGGGCCGAGCGGTCACGACGGCACGGTGACCCTGGAGGACCTGGCCTCGCTCGATCCGGCGAGCGAGGCCGCGCTGTGGCGCTTCCTGTTCGGCATCGACCTGATGACGACGCTGAAGGTGCGGGCCCGGCCGGTCGACGACGCCTGGCAACATCTGGTCTCCGACCTGCGCCGCTGTCTGCCGCAGCCGCGGGACGCCGCGTACGTCCGGCTCGTGGACGTGGGAGCGGCCCTGTCGGCCCGTACGTATCTCACGCCCGTCGACGTCGTGTTCGAGATCGAGGACGCCTTCTGCCCCTGGAACACGGGGCGGTGGCGGCTGACGGGTGACGCGAAGGGCGCGTCCTGCGAGCGGACGGCCGACGCGGCCGACCTCGCCCTGTCCGTACGGGAATTGGGTGCGGCCTATCTGGGCGGGGTGAGTCTGCTGTCGCTGGCGGCGGCCGGGCGGGTACGGGAGCTCAGGCCGGGGGCGCTGGCGGAGGCGTCGGTGGGCTTCGGCTCACCGGTGGCCCCGTGGTTCCCGCACGGCTTCTAGGGTCTTCCGTTTGCATCAGGCCGGATCAGGGCGCGGCGCCGGGCCACGCGGGCCCGGCGTGATCCGAACGACGGGCCCCGGGTCAGCGCTGCTGGCAGCCGGGGCACCAGAAGAGGTTGCGGGCGGCGAGGCCGGCGGTCCGGATCTCGCTGCCGCAGACGTGGCAGGGCAGGGTGGCGCGGCGGTAGACGTAGACCTCGCCGCCGTGGTCGTCCACGCGGGGCGGGCGGCCCATCGCCTCCGGGGTGTGCTCCGGGCGGACGGTGTCGATCCGGTTGTTCCGCACGCCCTCCCGCATCAGGTCCACCAGGTCGGCCCAGAGGGCGTCCCACTCGGCCGGGGTGATGTCCCGGCCGGCGCGGTAGGGGTCGATGCCGTGCCGGAAGAGGACCTCGGCGCGGTAGACGTTGCCGACGCCGGCCACGGTCTTCTGGTCCATGAGCAGCGCGGCGATCGTCGTACGGCTGCGGGAGATCCTCCGGTACGCCGTGCGCGGGTCGGCGTCCTCGCGGAGCGGGTCGGGGCCGAGCCGGTCGTGGATCGCCTGCTTCTCGGCGTCCGTGATCAGGGCGCAGGTGGTGGGGCCGCGCAGGTCGACGTACGACGTGTCGGTCGCGAGCCGGAGCCGGACGGTGTCGGTGGGCGGGGGTGCCGGGGCGTCGCCGAAGCCGACCTTGCCGAAGAGGCCGAGGTGGATGTGGATCCAGTCGGCGTCCCGGAAGCCCAGGAAGAGGTGCTTGCCGTGGGCTTCGGTGGCGGTCAGCTCGGTACGGTGCAGGAGGGCGGCGGCGTCGGAGAACTTGCCCTGGGGGCTGGTGACGTGGGGGGCCGTGCCGAGGAAGTGCTCGGCGTAGTCCTGGGCCAGCCGATGGATCGTGTGCCCTTCCGGCACGGTGGGGTGTCCTTTCGGTTGCTCGCCCGCCCGGCCACCCGTCCCGGTCGGTCCAGAGGTGGACGAGTGGGCCGGGCTGCGGCGTCCGCCACCCGCCTCCGGTGGGCGCGCCGTCGTCTTTCCACCCGCCCACCCGTCTCGGTCGGTCGAGAGGTGGACGGGTGGGGCCGGGGTGGGCGGACCGGTCGGGGTGAAGCGGCGTGCCCTGGGGTCTCCGGTCCGGCCCGACAGGCGGTCGGGCCGGCGGAGGTCACTGCTGGGGGTGGTGGGGCGGGATCGGGGGGAGGTCGCCCGTGGTCTCGTACGACGCCAGCATGTCGATGCGGCGGATGTGACGCTCGTCACCGGAGAACGGGGTGTTGAGGAAGACCTCGACGAACTTGGTCGCCTCCTCCGTGCTGTGCATCCGCGCACCCACGGCCACCACGTTGGCGTTGTTGTGCTGGCGCCCGAGCGCCGCCGTCTCCTCGCTCCAGGCGAGCGCCGCGCGCACACCCTTCACCTTGTTCGCGGCGATCTGCTCACCGTTGCCGGAGCCGCCGATCACGATGCCGAGGGCGTCCGGGTCCGCGGCCGTCCTCTCCGCGGCGCGGAGGCAGAAGGGCGGGTAGTCGTCCTGGGCGTCGTAGATGTGCGGCCCGCAGTCGACGGGCTCGTGGCCGGCGGCCTTCAGCCACTCGGCGAGGTGGTTCTTGAGTTCGTAGCCCGCATGGTCGGAGCCGAGATACACGCGCATGCAACGAGTGTGACACGCCCGTTTCCGGGCAGCAGCCCCGGGTGGCGACGGGCGTCCGACAGGAAATCTGTGAGCCAGGCCATTGATCCTCAAGGAAACCTCAAGTAACAATCCGGATTCAGAGGTTCCCGAATTCGTTCACCTCGGATTCACTGGACCGACTCGTACACCGCTCGTGCGGGCAGCTTCACCTGGCGCAAAGGAAATCCGTCCATGACCCCTGGTTCGGGCCTCCAAGCAGGACTGAAAAACCGCCACCTCACGATGATCGCTATCGGTGGCGTCATCGGAGCCGGCCTCTTCGTCGGCTCCAGCTCCGGTATCGCCACCGCGGGACCCGGCATCCTCCTGTCCTATGCCCTCGTCGGCACCCTCGTCGTGCTCGTGATGCGCATGCTCGGCGAGATGTCCGCGGCCAATCCGACCTCCGGCTCCTTCTCCGCGCACGCCGACCGTGCGCTGGGCCGCTGGGCCGGGTTCTCCATCGGCTGGCTCTACTGGTTCTTCTGGGTCGTCGTGCTCGCCGTCGAGGCGACCGCCGGCGCGAAGATCCTCGAAGGCTGGGTCCCGGCCGTCCCGCAGTGGGGCTGGGCACTCATCGTGATGGTCGTGCTGACCGCGACCAACCTCGTCTCCGTCGGCTCCTACGGCGAGTTCGAGTTCTGGTTCGCCGGCATCAAGGTCGTGGCGATCGGCGCGTTCATCGTCGTCGGTCTGCTCGCCGTGTTCGGCGTGCTGCCGGGCGTGGACGCCGAGAAGGCATCCTTCGGCAACCTCACCTCGCACGGCGGCTTCCTGCCGCACGGTCCGGGTGCGATCCTCACCGGCGTGCTGCTGGTCGTCTTCTCCTTCATGGGCAGCGAGATCGCCACCCTGGCGGCCGGCGAGTCCGAGGACCCGCAGAAGGCGGTCACCAAGTCGACCAACAGCATCATCTGGCGGATCGGCGTCTTCTACCTGGGCTCGATCCTGGTCGTGGTCTCGCTGCTGCCGTGGGACGACAAGTCCATCGCGAAGGACGGCTCCTACGTCGCCGCCCTGAACTCGCTGGGCATCGCACACGCCGGTGAGATCATGAACTTCATCGTGCTGACCTCGGTGCTGTCCTGTCTGAACTCCGGCCTGTACACGGCCTCCCGTATGGCCTTCTCGCTCGGTGAGCGGGGTGACGCGCCGAAGGCGTTCGCGCGGGTCAACAGCCGGGGCGTGCCGATGGCGGCGATCCTCGCGTCGGTCGTGTTCGGCTTCGTCGCCGTCTTCTTCAACTACCTGTCCCCGGACAAGATCTTCCTCTTCCTGGTCAACTCGTCCGGCGCGGTGGCCCTGTTCGTGTGGCTGGTCATCTGCTTCTCGCAGCTGCGGATGCGGAAGATCATCCAGCGCGAGGCGCCGGACAAGCTCATCGTGAAGATGTGGCTGTACCCGTACCTGACCTGGGCGACGGCCGCGCTGATCGTGTTCGTCCTCGGCTACATGCTGACCGACACCGAGCACGACGGCCGGGAGACCGTGCTGCTGTCGCTGCTGGTCGCGGCGATCGTGCTGGTGATCGCCGTGGTGAAGGAGCAGATCAGGCCGGGCCGCCCGGCTCCCGCGGCCGAGGCTCCGGCCGACAAGGTGTCCGTCGGCTGACCCGACCCGCACCGGCAGGGCCGCATGGCCTGACGCACACCGTCAGGCCATGCGGCCCTGCTGCGTTCCCGGCCCCGGGGTCACCGCCGCTCCCTGGATGCGGACGCTCCGCGGCGACGGGGCGCGCTGACTGACGGCAGATGGCCGCGGCAGCCGAGCGGTGCGGGCCCGCGCCGCGCCAGGGGCCCCTCCTGCGCGGTGAGCAGTGGGGAAGGATGCACACCGAGCGTGGGCGCGGCCTCGTGCGCTCTGGGCGGCCGGTCCCGGACGTGCCCGCACCGAGCCCGGCCGCGGCGTCGCGCGCCCTGGGCGGCGGGCCCCGATTCCGCCGCTCTGGCCGGTCCGCCGCAGCAGTTCCCCGTCCCGGTCGAGAGGCCGGCCACCTGAGCGGTTCCCGCTGCCGATGCCGACGGCCGGGGAGCGGGCGGGGACCGCGCCGGACCCGGTGGGAGTGGGCGGCGGCCGTGCCGGACCCGGTGGTCGGGCTGTCGGGCGGGGGCACCGCTCGGGGGCGGGAAGCGAGGGCGGTGCGGGAGCGGGGCCCGGTCGGGACACCACTCGGGACGGGGAAGCGAGACACGGTGCCGGAGCGGGGCCCGGTCGGGACACCACTCGGGACGGGGAAGCGAGACACGGTGCCGGAGCCGAACCCGGCCGGGACACCACTCGGGACGGGAAAGCGAGACACGGTGCCGGAGCGGGGCCCGGTCGGGACACCACTCGGGACGGGAAAGCGAGACACGGTGCCGGAGCCAAACCCGGCCGGGACACCACTCGGGACGGGAAAGCGAGACACGGTCCGGGAACCGAACCCGGCCCGGACACCACTTGGGGCCGAGGAGCAAGGCGCGCGGCAAGGCTGTTCGGCTCGGAAACGAGGGAAGAGGCTCGCCGGGGTCCGTTCGGCTCGGAAACGCGGAAGAGGCCCGCCCGGATCACGGAGACCTGTGACCCGGCGAGCCTCTTGCGGCGGGAACGAGCGCGTCAGCGCTTGTCGACGAGCTTCCACGCGGTGGGCAGCAGGCCCATCGCCAGGGCCGCCTTCACGGCGTCGCCGATCAGGAACGGGGTGAGGCCGGCGGCGACGGCCTGGGAGGCCGAGAGGTCGGCGGCGTAGGCCAGGTACGGGACGCCGACCGCGTAGATGATCGCCTCGCCCAGCAGCATGGTGCCGGCCATGCGCAGCACGGAGCGGTCGGCGCCGCGGCGGGCCAGGGCGCCCACCACGGTGGACGCCAGCAGCATGCCGAGGATGTAGCCGAAGGACACCGACGCCCCGGAGGTGCCGTGGGCGAACCACGGGACGCCGGCGAGCCCGGCGAGGGCGTACACGGCGAGCGCGGCGAGGCCCCGGCTCGCGCCCAGCGCCGTGCCGACCAGCAGCGCGGCGAAGGTCTGGCCGGTCACCGGCACCGGGGAGCCGGGGACGGGGACGGCGATCTGGGCGGCCAGGCCGGTGAGCGCGGCGCCGCCGAGCACGAGCGCGACGTCGCGGACGCGGGACGCGGGGAGCAGGTCGGCGAGTACCTCGCGGGGGCGGGCGGTGGCGGCAGCGGTGCTCATGGGTACTCCGCGGGTGACGGGGACATGCTGGGACACGGTGACGCTATCCCAGCCCCCTCGGGCCGATCACCGTCAGCGCTCGACAAAGGGCGGAACCGGAGCTTGGTGGGCTCCGGACAAAGGATGCCGGTTACACCGGTCCGGTCGTGAGACTGATCACAGAGGCAGGGACGTCTGGCTCACTGGACCGGGCGCCGGGGGGACTGTGGGATCCCACCAAACGCATTCGGGTCGTCTGGCCGGATTCCCCTTCGCTGCCCTACCCTTCCAGCCATGGTTGCCCAGGCCCGGAATCTCACCTCGCGTCGCTATGTCGACCTGCGACGCCAGGGCACGGCCACCTGTCGCCGCCCCGGGTAGGGGCGGGCTCCGGCGCGCCTCTGTCCTCCGAGACGTGTCGGCCCCGTTCCCGAGGACGGTCCTCATGCCCCGTACCGCGGCTCCCACCCTGCCCTCCCCCGTTCCGCGCGCCGCCGACAGCGACCGGCGGCGCACCAGCGCCAGTGTCGTACTGCGCTCCGTGCTGGAGCACGGGCCGGTGGCGCGCAGCACCATCTCCCGGCTGACGGGCCTGTCGCCCGCGTCGGTGACCGAGCACTGCGCCCGGCTCGCCGAGCGGGGCCTGATCCGGGAGTCGGCCGAGCCCCGCCGCTCGAACGGGGTCGGCCGCCCGCACCAGCCCCTCGACCTGGACGACACCCGCTTCCTGGTCGCCGGCGTGCACGTGGCCGTGCCGTACACGACGGTGGCGCTGCTGGATCTGCGCGGCCGGGTGGTGGCGCGGCGGGAGCTGCGGCACGAGCGGACCGAGCCCGGCTGGGTGCTGGCGC contains these protein-coding regions:
- a CDS encoding amino acid permease, with product MTPGSGLQAGLKNRHLTMIAIGGVIGAGLFVGSSSGIATAGPGILLSYALVGTLVVLVMRMLGEMSAANPTSGSFSAHADRALGRWAGFSIGWLYWFFWVVVLAVEATAGAKILEGWVPAVPQWGWALIVMVVLTATNLVSVGSYGEFEFWFAGIKVVAIGAFIVVGLLAVFGVLPGVDAEKASFGNLTSHGGFLPHGPGAILTGVLLVVFSFMGSEIATLAAGESEDPQKAVTKSTNSIIWRIGVFYLGSILVVVSLLPWDDKSIAKDGSYVAALNSLGIAHAGEIMNFIVLTSVLSCLNSGLYTASRMAFSLGERGDAPKAFARVNSRGVPMAAILASVVFGFVAVFFNYLSPDKIFLFLVNSSGAVALFVWLVICFSQLRMRKIIQREAPDKLIVKMWLYPYLTWATAALIVFVLGYMLTDTEHDGRETVLLSLLVAAIVLVIAVVKEQIRPGRPAPAAEAPADKVSVG
- a CDS encoding HD domain-containing protein, with product MTPLTLAEVEAIARAAHEGQTDKAGRPYTEHLAAVAEGVRTRGGDAEQIAAAWLHDSVEDDALTRDWLATAALSPRTKAIVDALTKRPGEEPEAYARRILATRGAPLVKEADLAHNADPRRLAVLDEPTRKRLTEKYARMRALLGL
- a CDS encoding PP2C family protein-serine/threonine phosphatase; translated protein: MAAGRQRRAKAETFTARCKKQWHRVRVGLRRSAVDYFRGDGSDWIAFAGLLLTVPVLAAMTLLDSVWCSPATLVLPIVAGGLLLRPASLLGLYAAAATALIVESVRLGPYTEGPSRVTPGIVLVVAACGFFGLLTAQFRSRVGVPWRRGGTMLFDLRERIRVQSKLPKLPQGWHHEMALRPAGGQSFSGDFVVAARTNGGRTLEVVLTDVSGKGMDAGSRALLLSGAFGGLLGSLPPHAFLPAANGYLLRQDWDEGFATSIHLVLDLDSGDYELYSAGHPPGLQLSAGSGRWEEKAAEGPLLGVYDGAQFDPVKGSLRPGDVLMLFTDGLVETSDRDIVEGIDRLTGEADRYVSGGFHGAAWHLIEAVAKDVNDDRALLLICREPPSTPR
- a CDS encoding ribose-5-phosphate isomerase, whose protein sequence is MRVYLGSDHAGYELKNHLAEWLKAAGHEPVDCGPHIYDAQDDYPPFCLRAAERTAADPDALGIVIGGSGNGEQIAANKVKGVRAALAWSEETAALGRQHNNANVVAVGARMHSTEEATKFVEVFLNTPFSGDERHIRRIDMLASYETTGDLPPIPPHHPQQ
- a CDS encoding GNAT family N-acetyltransferase; protein product: MGTDHGTELKPLCPEEFDRWWDHLIRAFGGGPASAEERELDRSVTEFDRSLGVWDGDTLVGTSGAFSFRMTVPGGALVPTAGVTMVSVAATHRRRGVLTSMMRRLLDDAHAKGEPLAALFASEPAIYGRFGYGTATFQLNAEIDTSRVTLALPEGTDEVRVRYAPPADVLAECEAVYAALVPRRPGMLARLPGWERAALVDPESEREGASALQCVVAERNGEVTGYARFRTKMGWGPSGHDGTVTLEDLASLDPASEAALWRFLFGIDLMTTLKVRARPVDDAWQHLVSDLRRCLPQPRDAAYVRLVDVGAALSARTYLTPVDVVFEIEDAFCPWNTGRWRLTGDAKGASCERTADAADLALSVRELGAAYLGGVSLLSLAAAGRVRELRPGALAEASVGFGSPVAPWFPHGF
- a CDS encoding Fpg/Nei family DNA glycosylase, with the protein product MPEGHTIHRLAQDYAEHFLGTAPHVTSPQGKFSDAAALLHRTELTATEAHGKHLFLGFRDADWIHIHLGLFGKVGFGDAPAPPPTDTVRLRLATDTSYVDLRGPTTCALITDAEKQAIHDRLGPDPLREDADPRTAYRRISRSRTTIAALLMDQKTVAGVGNVYRAEVLFRHGIDPYRAGRDITPAEWDALWADLVDLMREGVRNNRIDTVRPEHTPEAMGRPPRVDDHGGEVYVYRRATLPCHVCGSEIRTAGLAARNLFWCPGCQQR
- a CDS encoding biotin transporter BioY yields the protein MSTAAATARPREVLADLLPASRVRDVALVLGGAALTGLAAQIAVPVPGSPVPVTGQTFAALLVGTALGASRGLAALAVYALAGLAGVPWFAHGTSGASVSFGYILGMLLASTVVGALARRGADRSVLRMAGTMLLGEAIIYAVGVPYLAYAADLSASQAVAAGLTPFLIGDAVKAALAMGLLPTAWKLVDKR